One region of Bradyrhizobium betae genomic DNA includes:
- a CDS encoding type II toxin-antitoxin system Phd/YefM family antitoxin, translating to MSKRVWSVQDAKNRFSEVVNAAQRAPQTVTRHGKPTVVILNAAEFERLQELQRARAPSLSDLLLEMPQDDEEFPRARIANRDIGL from the coding sequence ATGTCCAAGCGAGTCTGGTCCGTGCAGGACGCAAAAAACCGCTTCAGCGAGGTGGTCAATGCGGCGCAGCGCGCGCCGCAGACGGTGACGCGGCATGGCAAACCCACTGTGGTCATCCTGAATGCCGCGGAGTTTGAACGCTTGCAGGAACTGCAACGCGCGCGGGCGCCCTCTCTTTCCGATCTGCTTCTTGAAATGCCGCAAGACGACGAGGAATTTCCACGCGCACGCATCGCAAATCGTGACATCGGCCTCTGA
- a CDS encoding DJ-1/PfpI family protein, with protein MSSPLQIGLLVFPRVTQLDFTGPLQVFAMVPGAKLHLIWKRIEPVPSDSVMTLMPTTTFADCPQLDVICVPGGGRTNDLLNDEEVLDFLRKQAEGAKYVTSVCTGSLALGAAGLLKGYRAATHWSAMEMLSQFGATPTKTRVCVDRNRITGGGVTAGIDFALTLVSILVDRTTAEAIQLQIEYNPAPPFNSGSPDTAPAEVLALLRERGAQNQARRLEAVKRAAERVK; from the coding sequence ATGTCGTCACCGCTCCAGATCGGACTTCTGGTGTTTCCGCGCGTCACCCAGCTCGACTTCACCGGCCCCTTGCAGGTTTTCGCGATGGTTCCGGGTGCCAAGCTGCATCTGATCTGGAAACGGATCGAGCCGGTGCCAAGCGATTCCGTGATGACGCTAATGCCGACCACGACGTTCGCCGACTGCCCGCAACTCGACGTGATCTGCGTGCCCGGCGGCGGCCGCACCAACGATCTGCTCAATGACGAGGAGGTGCTGGATTTCCTGCGCAAGCAGGCCGAAGGCGCGAAGTACGTCACCTCGGTCTGCACGGGATCGCTGGCGCTCGGGGCCGCCGGTCTCTTGAAGGGCTATCGCGCCGCGACCCATTGGAGCGCGATGGAGATGCTGAGCCAGTTCGGCGCGACGCCGACCAAGACGCGCGTCTGCGTCGACCGCAACCGCATCACCGGCGGCGGCGTCACTGCGGGAATCGATTTCGCGCTGACGCTGGTGTCGATCCTGGTCGACCGCACCACGGCGGAAGCGATCCAGCTCCAGATCGAATACAACCCCGCACCGCCGTTCAACTCGGGCTCGCCCGACACAGCGCCGGCCGAAGTGCTGGCGCTGCTCAGGGAACGCGGCGCGCAAAACCAGGCGCGTCGCCTCGAGGCGGTGAAGCGCGCGGCCGAGCGGGTGAAGTAG
- a CDS encoding type II toxin-antitoxin system VapC family toxin, which yields MFLLDTVTLSELRRTRRNPSVVAWMERQRTPDLFLSVVSIGEIERGIARQRAADPSFADALAAWLDRLLALYGAQILPFDLQTARRWGTLSAALGNESADLMIAATALEHGLTVVTRNVSDFKPAGVRIVNPFEGK from the coding sequence ATGTTTCTGCTCGACACCGTCACGCTGTCCGAACTGCGTCGGACCAGACGCAACCCGTCCGTGGTCGCCTGGATGGAGCGGCAGCGAACGCCCGATCTTTTCCTGAGTGTCGTCAGCATCGGCGAAATCGAACGCGGAATCGCGCGTCAACGCGCTGCGGATCCGAGCTTTGCAGATGCGCTCGCCGCCTGGCTGGATCGCCTTCTCGCTCTCTACGGCGCACAAATCTTGCCGTTTGATCTCCAGACCGCACGCCGCTGGGGGACTCTCAGTGCCGCGCTCGGCAACGAAAGCGCCGACCTCATGATCGCCGCCACGGCCCTCGAACACGGGCTGACCGTCGTGACGCGCAATGTGTCGGACTTCAAGCCGGCCGGAGTCCGCATCGTCAATCCATTTGAAGGCAAGTAG
- a CDS encoding sensor histidine kinase: protein MNQRTPTLLYIDDDAALARLVDRGLTRRGYKVVHAASGEEGLERIRRALIEGGIDVVALDQYMPGLDGLETLEQIMAIAGAPPVVFVTASQDSSIAVTALKAGAADYLVKDVKGDFIPLLHVAADGALRQAELQKAREEAEAEIHASRDRYAALAAERELLLREVNHRVGNSLQIIASLLHLQASSAGQDEVKAALTNAMGRVAAVAQVHRRLYTSQDLKSVVLNQYLDSLLEDLRRSAEGNRMSRLTVKAEAIEIDPDRAVAVGIIVNELVMNAVKYAYPDGAGPIHVELTSQGDDLLLSIADDGVGDKVKADPRSTGMGQRIVAAMATKLDATVERDPAHSGTRILLKFRRVPTTLDRASSAAAS from the coding sequence ATGAACCAGCGCACGCCCACATTGCTCTACATCGACGACGACGCGGCGCTGGCGCGCCTGGTCGATCGCGGCCTGACGCGGCGCGGCTACAAGGTCGTCCATGCCGCCAGCGGCGAGGAAGGCCTCGAGCGCATCCGTCGCGCGCTGATCGAGGGCGGCATCGACGTCGTGGCGCTCGACCAGTACATGCCCGGCCTCGATGGGCTGGAGACGCTCGAGCAGATCATGGCGATCGCCGGCGCGCCGCCCGTGGTGTTCGTCACCGCGTCGCAGGATTCCAGCATCGCGGTTACCGCGCTGAAGGCGGGCGCGGCCGACTATCTCGTCAAGGACGTCAAGGGCGACTTCATCCCGCTGCTCCACGTCGCCGCCGACGGCGCGCTGCGCCAGGCCGAATTGCAGAAGGCGCGCGAGGAAGCCGAAGCCGAGATCCACGCCTCGCGCGACCGCTACGCGGCGCTCGCCGCCGAACGCGAGCTGTTGCTGCGCGAGGTCAACCACCGCGTCGGCAACTCGCTCCAGATCATCGCCTCGCTGCTGCATCTTCAGGCAAGCTCCGCCGGCCAGGACGAGGTCAAGGCGGCGCTCACCAATGCGATGGGCCGCGTCGCCGCGGTGGCGCAGGTGCATCGCCGCCTATACACCTCCCAAGATCTGAAGAGCGTCGTCCTCAATCAATATCTGGACTCCCTGCTCGAGGATTTGCGCCGCTCGGCCGAAGGCAACCGGATGTCGCGCCTGACGGTGAAGGCCGAGGCGATCGAGATCGATCCGGACCGCGCGGTCGCCGTCGGCATCATCGTCAACGAGCTGGTGATGAACGCGGTGAAATACGCCTATCCCGACGGCGCCGGCCCGATCCATGTCGAGCTGACCTCGCAGGGCGACGATCTCCTGCTGTCGATCGCCGATGACGGCGTCGGCGACAAGGTCAAGGCCGATCCGCGCTCCACCGGCATGGGCCAGCGCATCGTCGCGGCGATGGCCACCAAGCTGGATGCCACCGTCGAGCGCGACCCCGCCCATTCCGGCACCCGCATTCTCCTCAAGTTCCGCCGCGTGCCAACGACGCTCGACCGGGCGAGCAGCGCCGCGGCGAGCTGA
- a CDS encoding Na+-dependent transporter translates to MNSAVLRAFPLRALTWLGGQGTRAVAAVVFVAVAVPPLGVLLRPYITEAIFVLLSISFMRVDLAALHHHLRRPALVATATVWTTIGVPLIVGLIAHATGLTSRSPGLFLALMLQGMASPMMAAPALAALMGLDATLVLVTLVASTALVPFTASLFAGLFLGDMLSISPPALGLKLSGILAASLLAATLIRWTFGAEAIQRHKKPIDGFNIIILLVFAAAIMGDVVTDLLTQPLFTIGLAALSFAIYFTLLAVTTLLFRRIGYERALALGLMVSQRNLGLMLAATAGALPPTTWLYFAMTQFPIHLAPYMLTPIARRLTARAETARAFSSEVDTGSREENASKQESRASVLIQSEPKL, encoded by the coding sequence ATGAACTCTGCTGTTTTGCGCGCCTTCCCCCTGCGCGCACTGACCTGGCTCGGCGGCCAGGGCACCCGCGCGGTCGCCGCCGTCGTGTTCGTCGCAGTCGCGGTGCCGCCACTGGGCGTGCTGCTGCGGCCCTACATCACCGAAGCGATCTTCGTTCTGCTCAGCATCTCCTTCATGCGGGTCGATCTCGCCGCGCTCCACCACCATCTGCGCCGGCCGGCGCTGGTCGCGACCGCGACGGTCTGGACCACGATCGGCGTGCCGCTGATCGTCGGGCTGATCGCCCATGCCACCGGGCTCACCAGCCGCTCGCCCGGCCTGTTCCTCGCGCTGATGCTGCAGGGCATGGCCTCGCCGATGATGGCAGCGCCCGCGCTGGCCGCGCTGATGGGCCTCGATGCCACGCTCGTGCTGGTCACGCTGGTGGCTTCGACCGCGCTGGTGCCATTCACGGCCTCGCTGTTCGCCGGCCTCTTCCTCGGCGACATGCTTAGCATCTCGCCGCCGGCACTGGGCTTGAAGCTATCAGGCATCCTCGCGGCATCGCTGTTGGCCGCGACCTTGATCCGATGGACCTTCGGCGCGGAGGCGATCCAGCGTCACAAGAAGCCAATCGACGGCTTCAACATCATCATCCTGCTGGTCTTCGCGGCCGCGATCATGGGTGATGTCGTGACCGACCTCTTGACTCAGCCGCTGTTCACGATCGGCCTCGCGGCGCTGTCCTTCGCGATCTATTTCACGCTGCTCGCAGTGACCACGCTGCTGTTCCGCCGCATCGGCTATGAGCGCGCGCTGGCGCTCGGCCTGATGGTGTCACAGCGCAATCTGGGCCTGATGCTGGCCGCGACCGCCGGCGCGCTGCCGCCCACCACCTGGCTCTATTTCGCGATGACGCAGTTTCCGATCCATCTGGCACCCTACATGCTGACGCCGATCGCGCGGCGGCTGACGGCACGGGCGGAGACGGCTAGAGCGTTTTCGAGCGAAGTGGATACCGGTTCGCGTGAAGAAAACGCGTCAAAACAAGAATCTAGAGCTTCAGTTCTGATTCAATCAGAACCGAAGCTCTAG
- a CDS encoding response regulator — protein sequence MTLPVSIIMIEDDEGHARLIERNIRRSGVNNEIIPFTNGTDAMKHLFGADGSGLAQKGNALLILLDLNLPDMTGIDILKQIKENKYLKASPVVVLTTTDDSQEIKRCYELGCNVYITKPVNYENFANAIRQLGLFFSVIQVPPAAS from the coding sequence ATGACTCTGCCTGTCAGCATCATCATGATCGAGGACGACGAGGGACATGCGCGGCTGATCGAGCGCAACATCCGCCGTTCCGGCGTCAACAACGAGATCATCCCCTTCACCAACGGCACCGATGCGATGAAGCACCTGTTCGGCGCCGACGGCAGCGGGCTTGCGCAGAAGGGCAACGCGCTGCTGATCCTGCTCGACCTCAATCTCCCCGACATGACCGGGATCGATATCCTCAAGCAGATCAAGGAAAACAAATATCTGAAGGCCTCGCCCGTGGTGGTGCTGACCACCACCGACGACTCCCAGGAAATCAAGCGCTGCTACGAGCTCGGCTGCAACGTCTACATCACCAAGCCCGTCAACTACGAGAATTTCGCCAACGCCATCCGGCAACTCGGTCTGTTCTTCTCGGTCATCCAGGTCCCGCCCGCCGCCTCATGA
- the aat gene encoding leucyl/phenylalanyl-tRNA--protein transferase has translation MTSRDSASSEITPAVLLRAYACGIFPMAESADDPTLFWVEPELRGVIPLAGFRVASRLARSVRSDLFRVTVNTAFKATIAGCAAPQAGREDTWINKRIRDLYGGLYDLGHCHSVEAWQGDDLVGGLYGVSLGRAFFGESMFHTARDASKVALVHLVARLIHGGFELLDTQYVTEHLKSFGAVEIPRRRYTVLLDKALAGEPGDFLRLADGAAIPGARALEIIASRQ, from the coding sequence ATGACTTCGCGCGACTCCGCTTCGTCTGAAATCACGCCGGCCGTGCTGCTGCGGGCCTATGCCTGCGGCATCTTTCCGATGGCCGAAAGCGCCGATGATCCGACCCTGTTCTGGGTCGAGCCTGAATTGCGCGGCGTGATCCCGCTCGCGGGATTTCGCGTCGCCTCGCGGCTCGCGCGCTCCGTGCGTTCGGATTTGTTTCGCGTGACCGTCAACACCGCGTTCAAGGCGACCATCGCCGGCTGCGCCGCGCCGCAGGCCGGACGCGAAGACACCTGGATCAACAAGCGCATCCGTGACCTCTATGGCGGCCTCTACGACCTCGGCCATTGCCACAGCGTCGAGGCCTGGCAGGGCGACGATCTCGTCGGCGGCCTCTACGGCGTCAGCCTCGGACGCGCTTTCTTCGGCGAGAGCATGTTTCACACCGCGCGCGATGCCTCGAAGGTCGCGCTGGTGCACCTGGTCGCGCGGCTCATCCATGGCGGCTTCGAGCTGCTCGACACGCAATACGTCACTGAGCATTTGAAGAGTTTTGGCGCGGTCGAGATTCCGCGGCGGCGCTACACCGTGCTGCTCGACAAGGCGCTCGCCGGCGAGCCCGGCGATTTCCTCAGGCTCGCCGACGGCGCCGCGATCCCGGGCGCACGCGCGCTCGAGATCATCGCTTCACGGCAATAA
- a CDS encoding sensor histidine kinase — translation MTADAQRRRTVMQILLLSAGFLVLVAISVASILLVNKAREDNSWVVHTVESENQISTVLLEIRRAESATRAYLLSGGPQFLAEYQTAAANVLPALDQLGRLTRDNAAQIQNMAKLRKAVEQRLSEFARSIERVTNNDVATAVTALRNGTSTGAVETIAQVGREMRSEEDRLFRERTETADRTQKLASSVTIAGSGMVLALAFGSVLLVRQSSRARDRAESRLRDANLNLEATVDERTADLREANNEIQRFAYIVSHDLRSPLVNIMGFTSELEELSGDIFRRIGGLTQAANGGPPPAAGEIALEGPDKQLSADFSEALGFIKSSIAKMDRLISAILNLTREGRREFEPVKIDTRDLIEAIVSTLAHQASEAQAEIHVEPLPNIVSDRLALEQIFSNLIDNGIKYLNNGVPGEIRIRGRTKLGYAIFEISDNGRGIDPKDHQRIFDLFRRAGTQDKPGQGIGLAHVRALVRRLGGTMSVSSELNTGSTFTITLPINWNASNRNSDQ, via the coding sequence GTGACGGCCGACGCACAGCGGCGGCGCACCGTGATGCAAATCCTGCTGCTTTCGGCGGGGTTTTTGGTGCTGGTCGCGATCAGCGTCGCGTCGATCCTGCTGGTCAACAAGGCGCGGGAAGACAATTCCTGGGTCGTGCATACGGTCGAGTCGGAGAACCAGATCTCGACCGTCCTGCTGGAAATTCGCCGGGCGGAAAGTGCCACCCGGGCCTATCTGCTGTCCGGCGGGCCCCAGTTCCTTGCGGAATACCAAACGGCGGCCGCCAACGTTCTGCCGGCCCTCGATCAGCTCGGCCGGCTCACGCGCGACAATGCGGCGCAGATCCAGAACATGGCCAAGCTGCGCAAGGCCGTCGAGCAGCGGCTGTCGGAATTCGCCCGCAGCATCGAGCGTGTCACCAACAACGATGTCGCGACCGCCGTGACCGCGCTGCGCAACGGCACCTCGACCGGAGCGGTCGAGACCATCGCCCAGGTCGGCCGCGAGATGCGGAGCGAAGAGGACCGTCTGTTCAGGGAGCGGACCGAGACCGCCGACCGGACCCAGAAGCTCGCCTCCTCCGTGACCATTGCCGGCTCGGGGATGGTCCTGGCCCTCGCCTTCGGGTCGGTCCTGCTGGTGCGCCAGTCCTCGCGCGCCCGCGACCGGGCCGAGTCACGCCTGCGCGACGCCAATCTCAACCTGGAGGCCACCGTCGACGAGCGCACGGCTGACCTGCGCGAGGCCAACAACGAGATCCAGCGCTTTGCCTATATCGTCAGCCACGATCTGCGCTCGCCTCTGGTCAACATCATGGGCTTTACCAGCGAACTCGAGGAGCTCAGCGGCGACATCTTCCGCCGCATCGGCGGCCTCACCCAGGCCGCGAACGGCGGGCCGCCGCCGGCCGCCGGCGAGATCGCGCTCGAAGGCCCCGACAAGCAGCTTTCGGCGGATTTCTCCGAAGCGCTCGGCTTCATCAAGTCGTCGATCGCCAAGATGGACCGCCTGATCTCGGCGATCCTCAATCTCACCCGCGAGGGCCGGCGCGAATTCGAGCCGGTGAAGATCGACACGCGGGATCTGATCGAGGCGATCGTGTCGACGCTGGCGCATCAGGCCTCCGAGGCGCAGGCCGAGATCCACGTCGAACCGCTGCCCAATATCGTCAGCGACCGCCTTGCGCTGGAGCAGATCTTCTCCAACCTGATCGACAACGGGATTAAGTATCTCAACAACGGCGTTCCCGGCGAGATCAGAATCCGGGGGCGCACCAAGCTCGGATACGCTATCTTCGAGATCAGCGATAACGGCCGCGGCATCGACCCGAAGGATCATCAGCGGATCTTCGATCTGTTCCGGCGTGCGGGAACCCAGGACAAACCCGGTCAGGGCATCGGTCTTGCGCATGTGCGTGCACTTGTACGCCGCCTCGGGGGCACCATGTCGGTATCGTCGGAACTGAATACGGGCAGCACCTTCACCATTACGCTGCCCATCAACTGGAACGCCAGCAACCGGAACTCGGACCAATGA
- a CDS encoding alpha/beta hydrolase, whose protein sequence is MPVVLDPDAAAVYKAFQEAGRPAYESLTADEARAYYAQARFATNPDAPELARVAPLAIPAPHGTIPARIYVPKQPRLQNGLSPALVFFHGGGWVIGDLDSHDVVCRQLAVSGALIVISVDYRLAPEHKFPAAADDAIAATTWIAANARELGIDAARLSIGGDSAGGNLAAVVALAARDGDGPKIAGQVLIYPATDFAMTHGSHSEPETSVLLTHSVIRWFRDHYLNGVADIHDWRASPARAQNLAGLPPAYVLTAGADPLRDEGDEYAARLKQAGVPVTTKHYPGQFHGFFTMGKLLQQANVAVSEIGAWLKGLG, encoded by the coding sequence ATGCCCGTCGTGCTCGATCCCGATGCCGCCGCCGTCTACAAGGCCTTCCAGGAGGCCGGCCGCCCCGCCTACGAGAGCCTGACCGCGGACGAAGCGCGCGCCTATTACGCGCAGGCGCGCTTTGCCACCAATCCTGACGCGCCGGAGTTGGCGCGCGTGGCGCCGCTTGCGATCCCGGCGCCGCACGGCACGATCCCGGCACGCATCTATGTGCCGAAGCAGCCACGTCTGCAGAACGGCCTGTCGCCCGCGCTGGTGTTCTTCCACGGCGGCGGCTGGGTGATCGGCGACCTCGACTCCCACGACGTCGTCTGCCGCCAGCTCGCCGTTTCAGGCGCGCTGATCGTGATCTCGGTCGACTATCGCCTCGCGCCCGAGCACAAATTTCCGGCCGCCGCCGATGACGCGATCGCCGCCACGACATGGATCGCCGCGAACGCGCGCGAGCTCGGCATCGACGCCGCGCGCCTCTCGATCGGCGGCGACAGCGCCGGCGGCAACCTTGCGGCCGTGGTCGCGCTCGCGGCGCGTGACGGCGATGGTCCGAAAATCGCCGGCCAGGTCCTGATCTACCCGGCGACCGATTTCGCCATGACGCACGGCTCGCACAGCGAGCCCGAGACCAGCGTGCTGCTGACCCATTCGGTGATCCGCTGGTTCCGCGATCATTATCTGAACGGCGTCGCCGATATCCACGACTGGCGGGCCTCGCCGGCGCGCGCGCAGAACCTTGCCGGCCTGCCGCCGGCCTATGTGCTGACCGCCGGCGCCGATCCCTTGCGCGACGAAGGCGACGAATATGCCGCGCGCCTCAAGCAGGCCGGCGTGCCCGTCACGACCAAGCACTATCCCGGCCAGTTCCATGGCTTCTTCACGATGGGCAAATTGCTGCAACAGGCCAATGTCGCCGTCAGCGAGATTGGCGCGTGGCTGAAGGGATTGGGCTAG
- a CDS encoding outer membrane protein translates to MKLAGFSTAILLASCCAASAADLPVKYKAPPPALWSWSGLYGGVNAGYSFGRDTVREYPDLALPPAQGRVLPSGAIFGAQLGYNWQMGRFVWGLEGDLQWSGQRDTACGGVECFQNWNQENAANLYQHDVQWFSTARGRVGLANADTLLYLTGGAAWAGVRETTTVVRDDLPSSLIQRHVLGGWALGGGIEGRLSQAWTVKFEYLHLEFKPSTVAGRVSASSGNFGFDFVDRVDSRVTDNIVRIGLNYRLLDGSGTGLPQPDPAMTAWRWSGLYAGLNGGYGAGNTSFKQFYYFDPAAAPLPGELTHYTSSYARDKASLQGALAGGQIGYAWQLDHIVFGLEGDAAWSGQKDTVAYDTLSQKFNWFATARARVGWAQRGYLLYVTGGAAFAEIGETDVGLGTDVANFKLTKTGWVAGAGLEAWLTGRWTGKIEYLHADLGNMNNTFNYQAVVFGTAAQGTQSTVRNDLIRIGLNYKLMD, encoded by the coding sequence ATGAAGCTTGCTGGCTTCTCTACAGCGATTTTGCTCGCATCCTGTTGCGCAGCGTCTGCCGCCGACCTCCCCGTAAAATACAAGGCCCCGCCGCCGGCTCTCTGGAGCTGGAGCGGCCTCTATGGCGGCGTCAACGCAGGCTACAGCTTCGGACGGGATACGGTTCGGGAATATCCCGACCTCGCTCTGCCACCGGCGCAGGGGCGCGTCCTGCCATCGGGCGCCATCTTCGGCGCGCAACTCGGCTACAACTGGCAGATGGGCCGTTTCGTATGGGGTCTCGAAGGGGACTTGCAATGGAGCGGTCAGCGCGACACCGCCTGCGGAGGCGTGGAGTGCTTCCAGAACTGGAACCAGGAGAACGCCGCCAATCTGTATCAACACGACGTTCAATGGTTCTCGACGGCGCGAGGCCGGGTCGGTCTGGCGAATGCTGACACCTTGCTGTACCTGACCGGCGGTGCGGCTTGGGCTGGCGTCCGTGAGACGACAACCGTGGTGCGTGATGATCTTCCCTCGTCACTGATTCAACGGCATGTCCTGGGTGGCTGGGCGCTCGGCGGCGGCATAGAAGGACGCTTGTCCCAGGCATGGACTGTCAAATTTGAATATCTTCATCTCGAATTCAAACCCAGCACAGTGGCGGGACGCGTTTCCGCTTCCAGCGGCAACTTCGGCTTCGACTTCGTCGATCGTGTCGATAGCCGCGTCACCGACAACATCGTTCGCATCGGTCTGAACTACCGTCTGCTGGATGGATCTGGCACAGGCTTGCCTCAGCCCGATCCGGCCATGACGGCTTGGCGCTGGAGCGGACTTTACGCTGGCCTCAACGGCGGCTACGGCGCCGGCAACACATCGTTCAAGCAATTCTACTATTTCGACCCAGCCGCTGCTCCGCTTCCCGGCGAGCTCACGCATTACACCTCGTCTTATGCGCGAGATAAGGCCTCACTGCAGGGCGCGCTCGCAGGAGGCCAGATTGGCTATGCCTGGCAACTTGATCACATCGTGTTCGGCCTCGAGGGCGATGCGGCCTGGAGCGGACAGAAGGACACCGTTGCCTACGACACTCTTTCCCAGAAGTTCAACTGGTTCGCAACGGCGCGCGCACGAGTGGGCTGGGCGCAACGCGGCTATCTGCTGTATGTCACCGGGGGCGCTGCTTTCGCCGAGATCGGCGAGACCGACGTTGGACTGGGAACGGACGTCGCGAACTTCAAGCTGACCAAGACCGGTTGGGTGGCAGGCGCAGGCTTGGAAGCGTGGCTGACCGGACGGTGGACCGGCAAGATCGAATATCTGCACGCCGATCTCGGCAACATGAACAACACCTTCAATTATCAGGCCGTCGTGTTCGGGACCGCCGCGCAAGGAACGCAGTCCACTGTTCGCAACGATCTCATTCGCATCGGCCTGAACTACAAGCTGATGGACTGA
- a CDS encoding DUF2155 domain-containing protein, producing the protein MSSKPDSLLKPRETMVRTFTLTGLAALLAATALTVATPAQAQIGTIFSDPPPRPPGAIPRGQPQPQIPDDDEEVPELPPQGRVLPSRPMAPPPGRQGNVMPGPVETQPLAPPPGSTAAPPNQVPPVAVAPSNPQGAPGAPGQRQPQQKGGPVPQTPASLQPGDEVVTEPPAQKIVNKKATFSGLDKITGRIINFDEDIGETVQFGALRVKTNACYTRPATEATNTDAFVEVDEITLQGEVKRIFSGWMYAASPGLHGVEHPIYDIWLTDCKEPQQTIATAAPDPANKPATPPPPPAQKKAAPKQAVQQRPPQPLPPIQQQQPAPPPPPPPEQRPGLFGIPGFGR; encoded by the coding sequence ATGTCCAGCAAGCCCGATTCGCTGTTGAAGCCGCGCGAGACAATGGTTCGAACCTTTACCCTGACAGGTCTTGCGGCGCTTCTGGCCGCCACCGCATTGACGGTTGCGACTCCCGCGCAGGCGCAGATCGGCACGATCTTCTCCGATCCGCCGCCGCGGCCGCCCGGCGCGATCCCGCGTGGCCAGCCGCAGCCGCAGATCCCCGACGACGACGAAGAGGTCCCCGAACTGCCGCCGCAGGGCCGTGTGCTGCCGTCGCGCCCGATGGCGCCGCCGCCGGGACGGCAGGGTAACGTGATGCCGGGGCCGGTCGAGACCCAGCCGCTGGCGCCGCCGCCGGGCTCCACCGCCGCGCCGCCAAACCAGGTGCCGCCCGTCGCGGTCGCGCCGTCCAATCCGCAGGGCGCCCCGGGTGCGCCCGGTCAGCGCCAGCCCCAGCAGAAGGGCGGGCCGGTGCCGCAGACGCCGGCGAGCCTGCAGCCGGGCGACGAGGTCGTGACCGAGCCGCCGGCCCAGAAGATCGTGAACAAGAAGGCGACCTTCTCGGGCCTCGACAAGATCACCGGGCGCATCATCAATTTCGACGAGGATATCGGCGAGACCGTCCAGTTCGGCGCGCTCAGGGTCAAGACCAACGCCTGCTACACACGGCCGGCGACGGAGGCCACCAACACCGACGCCTTCGTCGAGGTCGACGAGATCACCTTGCAGGGCGAGGTGAAGCGCATCTTCTCGGGCTGGATGTATGCGGCAAGCCCGGGCCTGCACGGCGTCGAGCATCCGATCTACGACATCTGGCTGACCGACTGCAAAGAGCCGCAGCAAACCATCGCGACCGCGGCGCCCGATCCCGCGAACAAGCCGGCCACGCCACCGCCGCCGCCCGCGCAGAAGAAGGCCGCGCCCAAGCAGGCCGTGCAGCAGCGCCCGCCGCAGCCCTTGCCGCCGATCCAGCAGCAGCAACCGGCGCCGCCACCGCCTCCGCCGCCGGAGCAGCGTCCGGGTCTGTTCGGTATTCCCGGGTTTGGCCGGTAA
- a CDS encoding GlxA family transcriptional regulator, which translates to MIGILIFPDFQLLDAAGPISVFEIAARASGKTTTGIKVLALNAGLVRSSSGVEMMARDFKSANAITTLVIAGGAGVADAARCEVTRAFVQRLARRGVRVASVCSGAYVLAEAGLLDGRRATTHWGRTRDFVARYPKVKFEPDQIFTHDGNVWTSAGISAGIDLALAMVTEDHGEEIAQQVARQLVLYHRRSGGQSQFSSLLELKTPNGRFGALLSWARENLDARLTVEDLADRAGMSARHFARAFAAETGTTPSKAIERLRIEVARERVQSSREAIELVAEATGFRDPERMRRAFIRAFGQPPQALRRAARAG; encoded by the coding sequence ATGATCGGCATCCTGATCTTCCCCGATTTCCAGTTGCTCGATGCGGCAGGTCCCATCTCGGTGTTCGAGATCGCGGCGCGCGCCAGCGGCAAGACGACGACCGGGATCAAGGTGCTGGCGCTGAACGCGGGACTGGTGCGCAGCTCGTCCGGCGTCGAGATGATGGCGCGGGACTTCAAGTCGGCGAATGCGATCACGACACTCGTCATCGCGGGCGGCGCGGGCGTGGCGGATGCGGCCCGCTGCGAGGTCACGCGCGCTTTCGTGCAGCGGCTGGCCAGGCGCGGCGTGCGGGTCGCCAGCGTCTGCTCGGGCGCCTATGTGCTGGCCGAGGCCGGATTGCTCGACGGCCGCCGCGCCACCACGCATTGGGGACGCACGCGGGACTTCGTCGCACGCTATCCCAAGGTGAAGTTCGAGCCGGACCAGATCTTCACGCACGACGGCAACGTCTGGACGTCGGCGGGCATCTCCGCGGGCATCGATCTGGCGCTCGCGATGGTCACTGAGGACCATGGCGAGGAGATCGCGCAGCAGGTCGCGCGGCAACTCGTGCTGTATCATCGCCGCAGCGGTGGCCAGTCGCAATTCTCCTCGCTGCTGGAATTGAAGACGCCGAACGGCCGCTTCGGCGCGCTGCTGTCCTGGGCGCGCGAGAATCTGGATGCGCGATTGACCGTGGAAGATCTCGCCGACCGCGCCGGCATGAGCGCACGGCATTTTGCCCGAGCCTTCGCCGCCGAGACCGGCACGACGCCATCCAAGGCGATCGAACGGTTGCGGATCGAGGTTGCGCGCGAGCGCGTGCAGTCCTCGCGCGAAGCGATTGAACTGGTTGCGGAAGCGACCGGCTTCCGCGACCCCGAGCGCATGCGCCGCGCCTTCATCCGCGCGTTCGGCCAGCCGCCGCAGGCGCTGCGGCGTGCGGCGCGGGCGGGGTAG